One Carya illinoinensis cultivar Pawnee chromosome 5, C.illinoinensisPawnee_v1, whole genome shotgun sequence genomic window, aatctttaataatttatatagtatttaatagtaatatagtatactcGGAGGTTCTTAATTTATCTTTTGATGGATTAGGCGGTACCGTTGATCCATGAAGCTCAAAATGAAGATTATATATTAATTCCAGGTATACAGAGCAATCAGCTcctataatatttgattattgaggATATACAAACATAATCCCCTTAAAACTTGGGAGCATGTATGAAATTACAGCACCTACATGATTTACCTAATTAATTGAGCACACTGCAGATCACTTAATACAAGCAGCTAGCTCCATGAACATGATGTATAATGACAGGTAACGTATTGACAACACGCATCACTCAGCTAGCTAGCGTCGATCTCCTGCCTGAATACCAAGCCTTGTTAATTTATGCACACACCCAAGCATGCGCGCACCATTAATAAGATCTTATATACACATGATACAATGATCTGAGaggaaagaaattaatttaattacttCAACCACtgatatatacaaattaattaattaagaattataTCTTGCATTTATACAAAGTTAATAATTAGGATGATCCTGAGCCTCATTAATCCATGTGCATGCATGGGACTGTACGTGAGAGCTAGAGATCAACGCTTGACAGTGACAGTACTTGCACAATTTAATTGGATGTACAGACTTCCAACCAATGCCCATAAAATCATCGAGTCCAGCTTCAACACATTAATGCACTACTCCAAAACTGATAACATTAATCAtaccaatatattattattattattataaattgcaTGTAGTACGTTGTACGCACTGATCGTGATCGGATCATGATGATGTGGAGGCAATAATATTTCTTAGATCGATCATGATCTTTGCTTCATGAAGATGCAACCCCAGCTAGCTCCATGGTACGTCATTGCAGACTATTTGTCGTTACCAAATACGCGGGTTTGAGGTCTTGTCgtatgtataattaatttaaataagatatatttaattttgaggTACTGGATGATGGCAGATGCTACCAAATACGCAGGTTTAATTAAAGTAGGAAAGCTAGCTAAGCTCATGCAAATTTCATGATCATgccattttattaataattaagaataagtTTATGtagtgaaatgagaattttttattttagaataaagtttaaaatattattttttaaattatttttatttttaaatttaaaaaaataaattgaaatttaaagaaattaaaattatttattatattttatatataaatttaaaataaaaattttaagccTTATCTCATTTTACCAAACCTGCCCTAAAAACTACCGCCCCGCCACCTTTCATCAATGattcaatattatattattaatttaagcaGGACGTGCGTACGTACGTAGCTTGAGCTAATTCAATGGCTGTAAGCATAATTCCATTCAGGAAAACGACACCGCTTTATTGTAAGCTACAATTAAGTGCGCATGTTCCCGTTTTAACTGCTCCACTGAAGCATGGATattaacatatattaatataaccataaaaaaaaaaaatagttactgCTCCACCTGCGTCCATTATTATATAGTCAATTATTAAAGCTAATTAGAAGCGTCCGTCCAAGATCAGTTGAGCTCAATCTATCTATTACCCATGCTGACTTCCTCCAAATCCTTCATATACTTTTTTCAGACATTTTCCAAAAAAAGCATACAAAGGTTATCTGGCCGGCCAATAGAGTCATGTAAACATGTAGCTTCCTAATCGGATCATGACcactcttcctttttctttttttttttgatatatttgcCACCTCTTTTTGCATAGGTACAAGAAAGTGAGTTGAGAATATTTGGTTttgaataaaagtttaaaatattattttttaatattattattattttaaaattaaaaaaaattgaattaagatttgaaaaagttcaatagtttattatattttatatgaaaatttaaaaaaattataataatgagatgagataagataagaattttgatattttatctcAGTGGCCAAACCGAACGGGGTTATAAGAAATTCCAAAACTAAAAGTACAAATTATTAATAACAATATAAAAAGACCATTCTCTAAATATGGGCAATCCAATTttatctaaattaaaaccatgaCTAAGGTCTCGTTTgagaaataatatgaaatgagaaatatgtaaatagtagtCATGAAATGGTTTATGAAGattagtgaaattgtttgaattaaaacattttattaggatttgaaaaaagagaaagaaaaaattgaataaaaatattataatgttaaaatattgttataatataaatatttttttttttagaatttaaaaaaaaaattgattttttttttttggaagtttagaaaaaGTCTTGAAAGAAGAGAAATATTCCATAATATCATCTCACAGATCGAATAGCCAATATCCATGGTGGTCGGGAATTAGATCATTTAAACTAATTAACAATGGTCTGCATAGAGTCTGTTTCAACCATGAGATCATGTTTACCAAGTTGATAACATATTAAAAACTCAATTCTAAGTAGAGAACTCAACATGAACTTTACTACCCCTTCTCAAGAAAGTAGGCCACTTTTCTTTCACCAATATTACTTCTTACTCCTTTTGGGTAGTGGAGTGAGTGTTCTCAAATGTTCTGAGAACACTTGAGCAACTCACAAATTCCTGATAATTCTAATTACCCTCAATTCTACAGAGAGACCCTTTAAACAAACGAGAACACACTATCTCTCTTTCTAACTTGATCAAGTCCTAAAATCCGTACAAGGATCATTTGTGTTTATCAAAGCTAAATGATCTAGTAGCTAGCCAGAACCCTTTGTGTAATGTATGAGTTGAACTGCACAAAAGTGTAATTAATTTAATGCAACATCATTAAATTAAATGGGAAATTTATATAAGTggttcaatatatataattattagctataaataattaaaacagcTTCAAACCTGTCCTTTGGGCGTAGTGGATAGATGGCCTAGATCGAACATGATCTTCCAAGTGGGAGCTGATCCCGATTCGCATACAATTCAGGAGAAAAGTCAAAGCCACGTCTCACAACACAGAAGGTCTGTACCTCGCTTCATGAAGCTATCTCCATCCATGCAGGGTAAAAAATAAGCCTCAATATTGAACATCCATTAGAAAATCACGACGAATTCTTATCGGATCATCAAACTAAACTACACACAAACAGAACCAGGTTCCATACAAAAAAGCTGAACAAGTTGTAGCCAATAAAACGATGAATTATTTGCAGCTTTGATTACTTATATATGTATTTCAATGTCATCTTACAGGTAACATGATTAAGTTCATAAATTTGATCTCCTCTTGCTCAAGCATGCTTGCTTACTGGTTTTCGCTACGGCCACAGAAAACGTGGCAATTTTGTTGGGGTTCATCTGGTGTGACGCCAGGGTCGGTTTAACTCCCCCTTTTTCCCTCTATTTATATCCAAACATAAAACTCCTGCTCTTTATCCAGACCCGACTGGTCTCTTTAACCGTGTCTTCATTGAAACTAGCGAGCTAGCTTTCTCTGTTAAAATTAGTGTGTTTGTTTATCTAAaacagaaaaagagagagagagaaatggcaGCAAACGATGTTCCATGTTGTGAGCCAATGTTCTGGGTGTATCTAATCATATGTGTGGTTCTTGTTTCATTTGCCGGACTCATGTCAGGCCTCACCCTAGGACTCATGTCCCTTAGCCTGGTTGATCTTGAGGTCCTTGCCAAGGCTGGTCAGCCCCAAGACAGGAAGAATGCAGGTCATTAATTAGCTTCCTTTTTCACTAATTAATTACTCCATTAATGATGGTTCGTTTTCCGAATAAGCTTGAAatattattatctaattatatCTTGATGGTCTATACCTTGTTGGTAGCAGAGAAAATTCTCCCAATCGTCAAGAACCATCACTTAGTCCTCTGTACCTTACTCATAAGCAATGCCATGGCAATGGAGGTATATAGctaattaagatatatatatatacacttttcacttgtcatatagtttgcttgatcgatttcatattatatatctaAACCTACTAATTTGAACTACGTACGTACATGTTAAACAAGGCCCTTCCCATTTTCATCGATTCACTTCTTCCTGCTTGGGCTGCCATACTGATATCAGTCACACTCATACTTGCTTTCGGCGAggtaaattcatatatatagacGGATATCCATATGATTGTGTTATGAAGATGATTTATTTATCTGTTCCTCCGATCCCATCCTTTTGATAGATTAATGCCATCTCTTTTGGAATTTGGATTGGCTGTTTATGCTTCTAGAATATGAACTAAATGATCATGATCACTAAATTCATATACTTTTATCGATTTAACTTTTTGAGACGACCGATGATccattatcttattttttttcagattATTCCACAATCGGTGTGTTCAAGGTATGGACTAAATGTTGGTGCAAAACTCTCTTTCCTCATTCGGTTGCTTGTCTTGGTCTTCTTTCCATTATCTTACCCCATTAGTAAGGTAATTTTGCATCTTTATATTattcaaagaaaatgaattaaTGAAGATTATAATTAAACAGATGCAAGGAATAGATTCCCAAAATTAAAGGGATTGTTTGTTTAGAAATTAAACTAGCTAGAATACGTAAAGGCTTCTTACTGATCATGTCGCATACAGCTGTTGGATTGGCTACTTGGTAAAGGACATTTTGTACTTCTACGTCGGGCAGAGCTTAAAATATTGGTTGACATGCATGGAATTCTGGTTAGTTTATGATATCCATGCAATTAATTCCTTTCACTTGCAGATTTCATTTCGTGAGGTATTTGTTCAATATTCAACAGCTAAGCTAAATAAGTGATGCAAagctcatttattttattaattttaggcAGGAAAAGGTGGTGAGTTAACATATGATGAAACTACCATAATTACTGGAGCTTTGGATATGACACAGAAAAGTGCCAAAGATGCCATGACGCCCATCTCTGGAATATTTTCGCTTGACATAGATTCGAAACTTGATGAGTATGcccttttaatttctttcctatCCATACAGTAATTATATCAATTTCCAACTTAAGCCGATTTATTATTTACCTAGCTAGGCAAACGATGGGACTAATATTGAGCAAAGGACATAGTCGTGTGCCCATCTACTCTAAAAGCCCCACAAATATCGTTGGCCTTATTTTGGTGAGCACCAACTATATCTATATTACTCACATGTATGCATGATGTATATACGTTTACCCATATATGTTTAATGTGTTATGTAACTAGAATCTATTCCTCTCCATGGCTCTATTTTAGGTAAAAGATCTGATCAACTTCCGTCCCGAAGATGAAACCCCCATCCGAGATCTTATTATCAGGAAAATACCTAGGTTTGTAGCTTTTCTGTTTGATTTTCCGTTTCAAAAGTTTTTTGGACTCAAAAAACATTCATAATGTTATATCATGCATCAACTCAGCTAGCTAATCATTTCAGAATATTGGCGATGAGTACTGTTTTCAATGCAGGCTATGAATCAGCTTTATAGTTCTTCTGTGACTTGTTTGTGACAATATTGTATATGTCATGATGAGTAGTGATACTGGCATAaagttattttgtgattaaatTTCGAAATGGTGACAGGATAAATCAGTGTTTACCTCTCTACGATTTACTTAATGAGTTTCAGAAGGGTCACAGTCACATGGCTCTTGTCATAAAAGGTAAGAAAGCAGATAGGCCGGAGAGTTCAGAAAAAGAAGCCAAACCTAACATCATCAAtttaaatataaagcatagacATGCAGTGACAAAAGGTGAGATCAATCGATGTTTTTCTCCTTAAATGAAAGACATGTATCATTCCTCtgatctagctagctaggcatatatatatatatatatgtcgtgggaatttaagaaaataatagcCTGGAGCTTAACTCTTCTTGTTTTCAAGAACAGATGATCACCAATTGGGTCAGAATGAGCATCGACTTAATATCGCTGAAAACACAAACTGGAGTACTGATCATCACATGAGTAGTACTGGAATTCAAATTCCCACATTAGATGATGCCAATGCCAAGCTCGGGAATAAACTAAGCCCACAACCAAAGAAAATATGGGAACGAGGAGATGGGAACATTTTAAATTATGAGGATTGGGAATCTCTTCCTAATTTAGATGAAGAGGTCATCGGTATCATAACGCTGGAGGATGTCCTGGAGGAGCTGTTACAGGTCCAACAGTACttaatttttatggttttaattaaGTGCATAttacaattaattaatgtatGCATGCATCCTATCATTAATTATGCTTGATGCTTTTTAGTTTCTACTTATGCAGGAGGAAATTCTGGATGAGACCGATCATGAGTATGTTAATGATCACAAGTAATGGCTACTGCTTTCATTTACTACATATATTAACTATTCATATAATTTTGGCTTAGTTATGATCACTTAACTTATATCGAATAATCTTTAATGTTGTTTATATGTATTAATCATGACTCTACTAGCTGTGTCATCTATGATCTCTGCAACAGGTTTAAAAATATGACACCTTCGTCAGGGTCAATATTATCTGATCCTGCAGCAGCATCGGCTTCTCATTTTCAAAAGCAAACTTCCATGGCCTCTCCAGTACTTTCTTCGTATTATAATACTCCGTTATCTTCATATAACCATTCTCCGATACTGCATTCACCAATTTCCGCATATCTTCGTCAATCTCCAATATCTATAAAACCAACTCTATCTCCTTCTCCTGAAAAATGCATGCCAAATTATCAACCAATTTATGCAGGTGGTGCTCGCTACTCACCATCCTTGCACAAGGTACGTACGTCCAAATATTCAGCattaatatgtttttctttttttgggcgAAATCGTTTCTAGCTATATATCAAGTGAACATGACTGACATTTAGCTCTTGATCATCAATCGAAAGGTTTCGAGGAAGCTGTATGAGAAGCTGAGGCAGCCTGATGATGCTCCTTAATTAGAGTTCGATCGAAAGTTAGCgtcgatcgatcgatcgataTGCATGTCTGTTACGTTAATCTTTGTTAATTGATAAAAGCGCACTTTGAATAATCATGAATTTGAAATTACAAGTACTAGactttcttaattaataattaagtacgTGGTGCGTTATGCATGGTTGGTGACTGTCAAACTGAATTTGTACGATTTGATCAGTTGTAATCTGGTGTTAAGAGCTTCAAGAAATAAATAGGAATTAGgtattcaaatatatatgtccttataataatatatagctagctagcaacaTGGTTTAAAGGCTCCACAAAAAGATATCCCAAAATCAACTTGTACGTACGTGAGCTGGGATAGTTCGAGAATTCTAGCTGTTACTGTAGTACTATTAACTTTACCAGTCAagaatttctataattttcgttaaaaaatataatcgaaataattgaaatattaatgctatatataatacaagtcaAATCAATCAAGATAAtgacttgttttattttgtttaattagGGACGAAATCCGGTGATGTTATTTTGGTAaaattcttaaataaataaattttttataaaatataaaccgGGTCTTACTGaaatataattgatttttttacactttttatgGTAGTATCCATTTTTTACAAAGAAACTATATAAAATTTCTCTATTTGGAATTTGCATAAATTATTACTAAAATCATTCATGCCAATAATTACGAGAGAGTGGTACGTATGTAATTTGGGCATTGCTGTGAACAACGATGCAAGAAATTAGTAAAGTAAAAGAAACAAATCAATCACATGACGCGAAGGTTTGTATGGTTTGACAGTACCTTCAGCAGTGTCCCTACGTTCACAAAACtacaaatgattttattattttgaaatgacAATATATACTTTGGGGGTGAAATATACTATTCTAGATGGTCATGCTgttcataataaatatttatatatatataagattacaTGATGGAAGTTCTAATTCTTCAATTATCGCATTATTCGTTCGAGCGAGGTGTTAAGTAAGTCTCTAACAAACTCTCTGTCTATGTTTGCTCAAGCAACATGTCAAGTGAGTATCGAGCAAACTCTTTATTTAAACTTCGGTTGAGCGACCTGTCTCACAAATTTTGAGTAAACTTTCTATTTAACGATTCTCAGGTCACAAACTAGGTCAAAAACTTTTCATGGATCTCACAAGATTTGGGCCAAAAATCtatcaataattataatgaatcaTTGTCGAGTCAAGTTATCAAATCGGACCGTTGTAAGAATAAACCAAGGCTCCATAAATCCAACAAGCAAATCTCATAATTTAGAGCGTCTTCAATCAAATAACCAAGTACATGAAGGTAACACCCAGGTGcacattgttttaaaaaaaatccccacttttctctccctctctccctttttCTTCTATTCTGTAACTTCTCATGTTGCCCAGTACTCCACACACACACGGATCCTCTATCTCATTTTCTCTCCTCTCCACCCAtatttcacacacacacacacacacacacatacagatTCTTTCTCTCATTATCTCCTCTGAACCGttataaaaaaaactctcaAATTGAAACTTTGTACtaggaactctctctctctctctctctctctctctctctctctctccatttttattattagtaaaAACTAATCGATGGCAAAATGTTTCGCACATGATTTCTACGTCAACCATTGTTATCTCTAAAAGGTTGAAGGAATTAGACATCAGATTCACTACGTGTTGGGCAGCGAGAAAATCAAGATAAATGATGATCTCactcatttttttagaaattagtTGACAACATATTGTCTGGAAGTGGTctaagtgtgtatatatatatatatatattttaaggaTTTAGTTATTGGTTTCAGTCATTAATGAGGAGACAAAATGTAACCTTAAAACTAGATTCATGGTATTTCTATACGTAGATAGCAGCAAAAAGACATATTTTAGGTTGAAAATATTAGATGGGTTATTTTGAGAAATGCTAAAAATGAGACTTTGGTAGTTGTGTAGGTACTATATGGAGCAGTGGGCATTTGGCAAGAAAACCAATAATAGTAAAGGCTATATCTAAAGTTGTTAATTAGTAAGTTCTTgaatccttaattattaaaggTTTCATCAAAATGGTTTGCGATGCAAGATTGCAGGTGTGAATCAAGATGGATCTCGTTCTGCAAGAGATAAGATCGTTCAAAATGCTGAGATAGAAGTTAGTAAGCCTATAGGGGAGTCAATTAGTATCAACCGTTATCAAATAATGGAGGAACTAGGCCACAGGAGGATCTGGGCTTGGACTCACTCAAAGCCCAAAAAGAGTAGGTGATGGGGGCCCCTGATGAAGGCCCAATAATCAATCTAGTGAAGCAGAACACTTCATCTACTTGAAGAAAATGGCTACGAAAAGGAAGACATGGTGCAGGAGGATCAAGGGAATAAAGTACAATCTCAGAGAGGAAGGACCTTGATTGGAAGGAACTGAGTGCAGTCTCCAAGTAGAAATCTCCAAAACAGAGGAGAGTGGATTGGTATGTTCTAGAGCACAACGCCATGAAAATAATAGGCTGTAATTCCCgcgggcttgggaacccacatAGAATTCGTTCCCTTCGAGACTTAGTTAAGAAGGAAGCTcgcaaaattttgttttttatagaaacaaaattgaagtcaataaaaatgtaaagaataaaatttcagTTAGGTTGTGATTGTTGTTTTGTTGTAGagagtgaaggaagtagtgtGGGTTTAACCCTAATGTTGAAAAAAGAGGTGCCTCTAGCtataaaaaattttctcaaGAGCCATATTGATGCAAGGGTGGAGGTGTAGGAAGAGAGTGGCAACTGACAGGTATTTCTGGACACcctaaaacataaaaaagggTTGAAACCTAGAGTTTATTCAGATCACTTAAAGGTGAGGGTAAACTAGCTTGGGTGATATCTGGTGATTTTAATAAGGTATTGAGTAGATATGAGAAATGTAATGGTACGGCAAGACCTGAAAAACATGGAGGATTTTAGAAGAGTTGTGGATGATTGTAATTTGATTGATATAGGTTATGATGGGGTAAAATACACTTGGTGTGGTAGTAGAGaagtgaataatattatttgtgaGAGGTTGGATAGATTTTGGTCTAATAAGAAATGGTTGAAATGTTCCCAGAGGCCATAGTGCAACATGGTACAACACTCTATTTTGACCGTATGCCTATTATTTTGCATTAGGAAGGAATAAGATATAAGAGAAAGGACAGAAAACTGTTTAGATTTGAAGCAATGTAGACTGAAGCAACTGATTGTGAGTAAGTCATTACAAACTACTAGAGGAAAAGCTTTAGATATACAAATATGAAGGAAATGCAAAGAAATATCTTAGTATGTAATCTACAGTTAATGAGGTGGAATAGACAGTCTTTTGGAAGGATACATACTAAGATACAACAAGTTAGAAATCATATGAAACATTTACAGATTAGTGATCCTTTATACCTGAAAGGGAAGGAACATCAAGAAGCAAGGAATGAATTACAAAGCTGGCTGGAAAGAGATGAGATTTTATAGAGACATAGGTTGAAAGCTTTATGGCTGAAATCAAGGGATCAAAATACTAAACCTTGTCATAATAAAGCCTCTTATAGAAGGAAGAGGAATAAGATTGGCAGTCTTAGGGATGGAGAAGAGTGTTGGAGGGATGGAGAGGAATGAGATGAGCTCATTTTGCAATACCATCAGGATTTATTCACTGCCTCTTCCCACAAGTAGGTGATAGGAGATGTCTGAATGAATTGAATGGGAGAATTATAGGAGATATGAATAGGCACCTCACTGCATATTTCACTAAGGCAGAGGTATATGAAGCTCTACAATAAATGTACCCTCATAAAGCGCCTAGTTTTGATGGCATGGCACCTGTTTTCTTCCAAAGATGCTGGCATATAGTTGGGAACTCAGTCACTTGCGCAGTCTTAAAAGTTCTGAATAGTGGTATGTTTACTAGTTCACTAAATTATACCTTCATCACACgattccaaaaaaaataaaaaataaacttgagaCAGTGACGGAATATGGGCCTATTAGTCTTTgcaatattatttacaaattaatttcttaagTATTCACTAATAGGCTTAAGATAGTGTTTCCTGAAGTCATATCTACATCACA contains:
- the LOC122310458 gene encoding DUF21 domain-containing protein At5g52790; protein product: MAANDVPCCEPMFWVYLIICVVLVSFAGLMSGLTLGLMSLSLVDLEVLAKAGQPQDRKNAEKILPIVKNHHLVLCTLLISNAMAMEALPIFIDSLLPAWAAILISVTLILAFGEIIPQSVCSRYGLNVGAKLSFLIRLLVLVFFPLSYPISKLLDWLLGKGHFVLLRRAELKILVDMHGILAGKGGELTYDETTIITGALDMTQKSAKDAMTPISGIFSLDIDSKLDEQTMGLILSKGHSRVPIYSKSPTNIVGLILVKDLINFRPEDETPIRDLIIRKIPRINQCLPLYDLLNEFQKGHSHMALVIKGKKADRPESSEKEAKPNIINLNIKHRHAVTKVFLFSRTDDHQLGQNEHRLNIAENTNWSTDHHMSSTGIQIPTLDDANAKLGNKLSPQPKKIWERGDGNILNYEDWESLPNLDEEVIGIITLEDVLEELLQEEILDETDHEYVNDHKFKNMTPSSGSILSDPAAASASHFQKQTSMASPVLSSYYNTPLSSYNHSPILHSPISAYLRQSPISIKPTLSPSPEKCMPNYQPIYAGGARYSPSLHKVSRKLYEKLRQPDDAP